From the Leptospira inadai serovar Lyme str. 10 genome, the window TGACTTATATCGGAAATTTCGTTCGAAGCAAAAGAAAAGGGAATATCCATATTGCCATTTGATCGGAAAAACAACGCAGTCCGGAAAATTCTTTCCCGCTGACGATTCGAACCTAGCCTTGAACTCCGAACCGGCTAAATATAAAGATAGGTTAAAAGGATGAAACTGATTTTTATTTTAGATCGGATTTTGATCATTAATAATAAATTTTGACAATCTTTCTCAACATTCTCGGGAGAGATTGCTGAAATTTTGACTATTTTTCGACCGATACAGGCCAGTAGTAATGCAGATATTCTTCGCTTAAACGAAATCCAAAACTTTCATATAATTTCCTGGCTGCCCGATTGTCCGGAGAAATTTCCAAACTCATTCCTTTTCCACCCAATTTGCGGATCGTCGAGGCGGCTTCTTCCAGGAGTTTTTTTGCGATTCCGTTTCTTCTGACGGACTCCCGAACGTATAAATCGTTTAGAATAAAGTCCTTCCTCATTTGTAACGAGGAAAACGTAGGATAAATCTGCGCAAAGCCTTTAAGCTCGTTCGAATCTTCGGCGACGAGCAATATCGAATCTTTATGCAAAAGGCGATCCTCCAAAAATCGTTTGGTATTCGCGGAATCCGATTTCAATCCATAGAATGACCGATACAATTCGAATAATTCCGTCAGCTCTTCCAAATCGGATCGGCTGGCGACGCGCAGAGTGATTTCTATTTTGGCCATTGCTACCTTTATTATGTTTTCATTTTAAATAAATAACTACTATAACCGTTATTTACCGTAGCATCATTCTTTCAAAAAACCGATTGCTTCCCGGGACCGGGTTCGATCCGAAAGAACCCGTATCGGTTCCTGCCTCAAGAATGGCGAAGATTCGCATTCTATTTAATGAGCCCAAAATCGCAATGCTTTATTCCGGTAATTTCGGAGGAATCTTTCCTTCCAAACTATACCTCGGAATGCAAAACGTTCCCCCAACCAAATCCAGAGGGCTGTAAAGCTTTATCGATTTAGAGAATGGATTCGCCCGGCATCATTAGCCAAAAGCCCTTGGGAACAAGTTAAGAAAGGCCCGCGTATCGATCCCGATAGAATTTCCTATATAGAAGCGCCTATTTTTGGGCCGCAAGAGCGAATTATAGCTCGATAAAAACCCAAAGAAGGTAAGAAGGAAAATACGAAAAATTCTCTTCAATTTGGTATGATTTTTCGGAAAAGCCTTTTTTCAAAAAAATAAGGATTTAAAATCGCCTAGCTTTTATGATAGAACGAAAGGTTGGAGTTCACTCCGCTTGACGGATCCCGGTCCGAATTTCTATTATGTCCCTTGGAATGGAAGATTTCGCCCACCTACATCTTCATACTACGTACTCCATGCTCGACGGCGCGATCCGCATCAAGGAGTTGATGAAACACGTTAAAGAGCTAGGAATGAGTTCCGTTGCAATGACCGACCATGGAAACATGTTCGGAGCGATTGAATTTTATAACGAGGCGGTCAAAAACGGCGTAAAACCGATCATAGGCTGCGAATTCTACGTTTCCCCCAATCGGAAAGCCGAAATGGAGGAGATGAGAATCGCCGACGGAAATGCCTATCATTTAATACTCCTCGCTAAGGACGAAATAGGTTACAAAAATCTAATAAAGTTAGCGAGCAAATCTTATACGGAAGGCTTTTATAAAAAGGCGCGTATCGACTATGATCTTTTGGATAAGCACAGCGAAGGGTTGGTATGCCTTACGGCTTGTTTGGCAGGAGAAGTAAACCGTAAGATACTGGAAGGCAAAATTCCCGAATCCTTTCAGCTCGCTGGCAAACTGAACGAAATTTTCCGAAAAGAGGATTTTTACCTAGAAATTCAAAACCATGGTATTCCTGAGCAGGAGATCGCGGCCAAAGGCGCCTATGATTTTTCGCAAAGAACGGGGATTAAACTAGTGGTCACCAACGATTCCCACTTCCTGAGAAAGGACGACAAGGAAGCACAGGATATTCTTTTAAGAATCGGAATGCGTAAAACGATCGAAGACGAAATGGAATTCGGCTTTAATCAGCACTTCTATGTAAAAAGCCCTGCAGAGATGAAACTTCTCTTCCCGGAACTCCCGCAAGCATACTATTCCACACTTGAGATCAGAGATAAGATAAATCTTCAATTAAAGTTCGGTAATTATCTTCTTCCCGAATTTTCCGTTCCCGACGGTTACGACGAATACGGATTTATGGAAAAACTAGTATGGGACGGAATTCGCCATCGATATTCAAGTATAACTCCGGAAATCAAAGAAAGAACGGAATTCGAACTTGGAACGATTAAGAATATGCGCTTTGCCGGATATTTTTTAATCGTTCAAGATTATATCAATTATGCGAAGAGGAGCGGAATCCCGGTGGGACCGGGGCGCGGGTCCGCCGCCGGGTCCATCGTCGCTTATGCATTAGGAATTACGAACGTCGAACCCCTTCGCTTTAATCTCCTGTTCGAGCGTTTTCTCAACCCGGACCGAAAGGATATGCCCGATATCGATACGGATTTCTGCGTCGAAAGGCGGGAAGAAGTAATCAACTATATCCGGCATAAATACGGAGAAGATCGAGTAGGCCAGATCATCACTTTCGGGTCTCTAGCGGCTAAGGCGGCTTTAAAGGACGTGGGCCGAGTCATGAATCTTCCCTATGATGAGGCAAATAGACTCACTAGCTATTGTCCCAATAAACCCGGAATTACTTTGGATGAGGCGATCGAAATTTCTTCGGACCTAAAACAAGCGAGTGAAAAAGACGAACTTCACAAAAAGATATTCTCGATCGCCAAACGTCTAGAGGGAAATTATAGGCAGCCGGGTCGCCACGCAGCAGGCGTCGTCATTTCCCCGTATCCGTTAGACGAAGTGGTTCCGCTCTCAACAGTCGCGGAGAAAGAACGTCCTGGAGTTCGTTCGATCGTTACCCAGTACGAAAAGAATAACTTAGAAGCCGTCGGCCTTATCAAAATGGATATCCTCGGCCTCAAAAACCTCACGACCTTAAACTATGCGGTTAAGTTGGTAAAGGAGAGAAGAGGGGTAGAGCTAGATTTAGATAAAATTCCATTAGATGATTCTAATACATATGCGCTTCTTCGCAAAGCGAATACGTTAGGGATCTTCCAGTTGGAATCCAGCGGAATCACCGATTTGGTTGCAAGAAGCCAAGTCTCCAGTTTCGAGGAAATCGTAGCTCTTATCGCCTTATATCGTCCGGGCCCTATGGAATCCGGAATGTTGGAAGAATATTTGGAACGTAAAAGCGGAAGAAAGCCGGTTTCTTATCCGCACGAATCCTGCGAAGCGATTTTAAAAGAAACTTTCGGGTTAACCGTTTATCAAGAACAGGTGATGAGTATCTCCCGTCTTGTCGGCGGCTTTACGATGGGCGAATCCGATATGCTGCGCAAGGCCATGGCCAAAAAGAAGAAGGAACTCATGGATCCTCTGCGAATCAAATTCATAGAGGGTGCTCAGGCAAAAGGACACGCTAAAAAGTTTTCTGAAGAATTGTTCGACCAATTGGAAAAATTCGGCGGATACGGCTTTAACAAATCGCATTCGGTCGCTTATGCTCTCGTAACGTACCAAACCGCGTATATGAAAGCGAATTATCCGACCGAATATATGGCTGCTTTGCTCGCGGGAGATCATTCTAAAACGACCGATATCGTTAAATATATCAATAACGCCCGCGAAATGGGTATACATGTTCTCACTCCGGATCTTAACGAATCCGACGTTTCTTTTTCCGTTATCGACGAAGAGACGATTCGTTTCGGGATTTCGGCCATGAAAGGAGTCGGGGAAGGAGCTGCCGAAAATATCATCCAGGCCCGGAAAAAAACCGGAGGCTTTAAAGATATCAAAGACTTTATACTCGAAGTCGACACTCGAATCTTAAATAAGAAGATTATGGAAGCGCTAGTCCAAGGCGGAGCGATGGATTCGTTCGGATATACTCGAAAATGTCTCTTTGAGTCGCTTGACAGTCTCGTGTCTTACGCGCAAAAGGAACAGGAAAGATCCGCCCAAGGGCAATTCTCTCTTTTCGGCGAATCTACTCTATCGTATGAACTAAAACTTCCTAAAGACGCCGATGAATGGGAATCGGAAGAGCGGTTACGGAGGGAAAAATCGGTAACCGGCTTGTTTCTTTCCGGCCACCCTTTAGATAGGTACGAAGCTCATTTACTCAGCTTGCATAGCATTCCGATAGAAAAGCTGGATGATATTAAAGCAGGCGCTAAAGTTGAAATCGCCGGTATCGTGACCTCGCTTAAAGTCAAGTTCACTAAGAAAAAAGAAGAATTCGTAAATTTCAAATTAGAAGATAGAACCGGGGAAATCGAGTGCGTCGCTTTTCCGAAAGTATACCAAAAATTTAAGGAATTGATCAAGGAAGACGAAGCCGTATTTATCAAAGGCGATTTGGATAGGATCGAAGCGGGAGAGTCGGAGCTACGAGGTCAAATCAAAGTAAACAACTTTGAAATATTGAATCAAACAACCATCGAAGACAAGATGGAAAAAGCCTTACACATAAGACTCGAGGACCGCCACCGCAAAATGCCCGATATCATAGGTAAATTGCACACTCTTCTCGCGGCTTACCAAGGAAATTCGCATGTCTATTTCCATTTAATCTCGGGAGCCGAAGAGAAAAAAGTAATTCGCGCTCATAATCATTATTCGGTACAGCCCAACGACGAATTAATGAGTAGGCTGGTCGGACTTCTAGGTAAGGAAACGGTTTATTACAGCTTCGGAGAAAACGTCAAAGCTTACAGTCCCAAGGAAACTGCAGGAATCAAACGCTGATTCTAGTTTAAGAAAGATCCGTGTAAGCCGATTTCGCATATTTCATTTTGAGGGATATTCGTTATGCCCTTTCCTAGTGCCGTTCAAACCGAGCATCTTTTACTTCGAACTTGGAATATTGGAGATAGAGATTCCTTATTCAAATTAAATTCCGATCCTAAAGTTATGGAATTTTTTCCCAAACTCTTATCGTTAAAAGAAAGTAACGGAGCTTTCGACAGGATTCAAAACCATTGGAATCGATATGGCTTCGGTTTGTTCGCGGTCGAGGACCTGAATGAAAAATCGTTTATCGGTTTTGTAGGAATGGTTCATGTCGACTTTGATTGTTTCTTTACACCGAATGTGGAAATCTGCTGGCGACTACTTCCGGATTTTTGGGGAAAGGGATATGCGACCGAAGCGGCGCTCTCGA encodes:
- the dnaE gene encoding DNA polymerase III subunit alpha, with translation MEDFAHLHLHTTYSMLDGAIRIKELMKHVKELGMSSVAMTDHGNMFGAIEFYNEAVKNGVKPIIGCEFYVSPNRKAEMEEMRIADGNAYHLILLAKDEIGYKNLIKLASKSYTEGFYKKARIDYDLLDKHSEGLVCLTACLAGEVNRKILEGKIPESFQLAGKLNEIFRKEDFYLEIQNHGIPEQEIAAKGAYDFSQRTGIKLVVTNDSHFLRKDDKEAQDILLRIGMRKTIEDEMEFGFNQHFYVKSPAEMKLLFPELPQAYYSTLEIRDKINLQLKFGNYLLPEFSVPDGYDEYGFMEKLVWDGIRHRYSSITPEIKERTEFELGTIKNMRFAGYFLIVQDYINYAKRSGIPVGPGRGSAAGSIVAYALGITNVEPLRFNLLFERFLNPDRKDMPDIDTDFCVERREEVINYIRHKYGEDRVGQIITFGSLAAKAALKDVGRVMNLPYDEANRLTSYCPNKPGITLDEAIEISSDLKQASEKDELHKKIFSIAKRLEGNYRQPGRHAAGVVISPYPLDEVVPLSTVAEKERPGVRSIVTQYEKNNLEAVGLIKMDILGLKNLTTLNYAVKLVKERRGVELDLDKIPLDDSNTYALLRKANTLGIFQLESSGITDLVARSQVSSFEEIVALIALYRPGPMESGMLEEYLERKSGRKPVSYPHESCEAILKETFGLTVYQEQVMSISRLVGGFTMGESDMLRKAMAKKKKELMDPLRIKFIEGAQAKGHAKKFSEELFDQLEKFGGYGFNKSHSVAYALVTYQTAYMKANYPTEYMAALLAGDHSKTTDIVKYINNAREMGIHVLTPDLNESDVSFSVIDEETIRFGISAMKGVGEGAAENIIQARKKTGGFKDIKDFILEVDTRILNKKIMEALVQGGAMDSFGYTRKCLFESLDSLVSYAQKEQERSAQGQFSLFGESTLSYELKLPKDADEWESEERLRREKSVTGLFLSGHPLDRYEAHLLSLHSIPIEKLDDIKAGAKVEIAGIVTSLKVKFTKKKEEFVNFKLEDRTGEIECVAFPKVYQKFKELIKEDEAVFIKGDLDRIEAGESELRGQIKVNNFEILNQTTIEDKMEKALHIRLEDRHRKMPDIIGKLHTLLAAYQGNSHVYFHLISGAEEKKVIRAHNHYSVQPNDELMSRLVGLLGKETVYYSFGENVKAYSPKETAGIKR
- a CDS encoding GNAT family N-acetyltransferase, which encodes MPFPSAVQTEHLLLRTWNIGDRDSLFKLNSDPKVMEFFPKLLSLKESNGAFDRIQNHWNRYGFGLFAVEDLNEKSFIGFVGMVHVDFDCFFTPNVEICWRLLPDFWGKGYATEAALSTLRFGFQELNMTEIVSFTSVLNERSKSVMQKIGMEFVDEFHHPNLPINHRLSKHALYKKVK
- a CDS encoding GNAT family N-acetyltransferase; its protein translation is MAKIEITLRVASRSDLEELTELFELYRSFYGLKSDSANTKRFLEDRLLHKDSILLVAEDSNELKGFAQIYPTFSSLQMRKDFILNDLYVRESVRRNGIAKKLLEEAASTIRKLGGKGMSLEISPDNRAARKLYESFGFRLSEEYLHYYWPVSVEK